A single Nisaea sp. DNA region contains:
- the rseP gene encoding RIP metalloprotease RseP — MEFLTGFAGSLIPFLLILTVLVFVHEMGHYWVARRNGVRVEVFSVGFGPELFGWNDKHDTRWKVSAIPLGGYVKMYGDADPASATSEGLEEMTPDQKAVSFHYKSVAQRIAIVAAGPAANFIFAIVVLAGLFMVVGQRYAPATIDEVMPDSAAAAAGLEAGDRVLEIAGTEVTRFGDLQLVVRENPGTALPMIVQRGETELNLTITPKEIVTEDRFGNALRFGQLGVRSNNVAMIKHGPLDALWSATVETYSMTAQTLRAVGQMITGSRGTEELGGPIKIAQMSGEVAKQGWDTTFWFMAVLSVNLGLINLFPIPVLDGGHLVFYTAEAIRGRPLNERFREYASVAGLSLVIALMVFVTWNDIVSNSFVQKIGEIFG, encoded by the coding sequence ATGGAATTTCTGACCGGTTTCGCTGGAAGCCTGATCCCATTTTTGCTGATCCTCACGGTTCTGGTTTTCGTCCATGAAATGGGGCACTACTGGGTCGCGCGCCGCAACGGTGTGCGGGTTGAGGTGTTCTCTGTCGGGTTCGGGCCGGAGCTGTTCGGCTGGAACGACAAGCACGACACCCGCTGGAAGGTCTCGGCCATTCCGCTGGGTGGTTATGTGAAGATGTATGGCGACGCGGATCCCGCCAGCGCCACATCCGAAGGCCTTGAAGAGATGACGCCGGACCAAAAGGCGGTGTCCTTCCACTACAAGAGCGTCGCGCAGCGCATTGCCATCGTTGCAGCCGGTCCGGCCGCGAACTTTATTTTCGCAATTGTCGTTCTGGCGGGTCTGTTCATGGTTGTAGGCCAGCGCTATGCGCCGGCGACGATCGACGAGGTCATGCCGGACAGTGCGGCCGCTGCTGCCGGGCTTGAGGCTGGAGACCGTGTGTTGGAGATCGCCGGGACCGAGGTCACCCGTTTCGGAGATCTGCAGCTTGTCGTGCGCGAGAATCCCGGCACGGCGCTGCCAATGATCGTGCAGCGTGGCGAGACGGAACTCAACCTGACCATCACACCGAAAGAGATCGTCACCGAGGACCGCTTCGGTAATGCGCTCAGGTTCGGTCAGCTTGGGGTGCGCAGCAACAATGTCGCCATGATCAAGCATGGCCCGCTGGACGCGCTCTGGAGTGCGACCGTCGAGACGTACAGCATGACGGCACAGACGCTGCGTGCCGTCGGCCAGATGATCACAGGCTCCCGTGGGACGGAAGAACTTGGTGGGCCGATCAAGATCGCTCAGATGTCGGGTGAAGTGGCAAAGCAGGGGTGGGACACGACCTTCTGGTTCATGGCAGTGCTTTCCGTCAATCTCGGCCTGATCAACCTTTTCCCGATCCCGGTGCTCGACGGCGGTCATCTCGTATTCTACACGGCGGAAGCGATTCGAGGCCGGCCCCTGAATGAGCGGTTCAGGGAATATGCATCCGTGGCGGGGCTGTCTCTGGTCATTGCACTCATGGTGTTCGTCACCTGGAATGACATTGTCAGCAATTCATTCGTACAGAAAATTGGTGAGATTTTCGGCTGA
- a CDS encoding 1-deoxy-D-xylulose-5-phosphate reductoisomerase yields the protein MLKTTDKMQDQQRKSVSILGATGSVGGSTADLLLANPDCFSVAALTGGRNVKRLAELARMLKPGFVAIADPDAYADLKSALSGTGIEVAAGDAAVCEAAARPSDWVMAAIVGCAGLLPTLTAVRRGATVALANKECLVSAGDIMMREVEASGATLLPVDSEHNAIFQVFEQHRRKSIDKIVLTASGGPFRNASLAEMGLKTPEEAVAHPQWSMGAKISVDSATMMNKGLEVIEAAHLFDLDVDRIDVLVHPQSIIHSMVAYADGSVLAQLGMPDMRTPISYALAWPERMETTVQKLDLTEIAKLTFFAPDMERFPALALARDALRVGGAQPAILNASNEIAVEAFLEKRLTFTGIAELVGEALQAVNVGIPRTIDDVIALDLDVRARARALISRGRPTSTNGLISKSAIEIDAKRL from the coding sequence ATGCTGAAAACGACTGACAAAATGCAGGATCAGCAACGCAAGTCTGTCTCCATCCTCGGTGCCACAGGCTCCGTCGGAGGCAGTACGGCGGACTTGCTGCTGGCAAATCCGGATTGTTTCTCCGTCGCGGCCCTTACTGGTGGCCGTAACGTCAAGCGTCTGGCGGAACTCGCGCGCATGCTGAAGCCCGGATTTGTCGCGATTGCCGATCCGGATGCATATGCAGACCTGAAGAGTGCCTTGTCCGGAACCGGGATCGAGGTTGCTGCCGGGGACGCGGCGGTCTGTGAGGCTGCTGCCCGTCCGTCCGATTGGGTCATGGCTGCCATTGTTGGATGCGCCGGCCTGTTGCCGACACTGACGGCGGTCCGGCGGGGCGCGACGGTCGCTCTGGCAAACAAGGAATGCCTGGTTTCCGCCGGAGATATCATGATGCGCGAGGTTGAGGCCTCGGGCGCCACGTTGCTGCCGGTCGATTCCGAGCATAACGCGATCTTTCAGGTGTTCGAGCAGCACCGGCGCAAGTCTATCGACAAGATTGTGCTGACAGCCTCCGGCGGCCCGTTCCGCAATGCGTCCCTGGCGGAGATGGGCCTGAAGACGCCCGAGGAAGCAGTGGCGCACCCGCAATGGAGCATGGGTGCCAAGATCTCGGTCGATTCCGCGACCATGATGAACAAGGGTCTTGAGGTCATCGAGGCCGCGCATCTGTTTGATCTGGACGTGGACCGGATCGATGTTCTGGTTCACCCCCAGTCGATCATACACAGCATGGTGGCCTACGCGGACGGCTCGGTGCTGGCGCAGCTCGGCATGCCGGACATGCGAACGCCGATTTCCTACGCGCTGGCTTGGCCCGAGCGGATGGAGACGACTGTCCAGAAGCTCGACCTTACCGAGATCGCCAAACTGACTTTCTTTGCGCCGGACATGGAGCGTTTCCCGGCTCTGGCTCTGGCGCGCGACGCTTTGCGAGTCGGCGGGGCGCAACCCGCTATTCTGAATGCGTCCAACGAAATTGCCGTTGAGGCCTTCCTGGAAAAGCGTCTGACTTTCACGGGAATTGCGGAACTTGTCGGCGAGGCATTGCAGGCCGTAAACGTCGGCATTCCGCGGACAATCGATGATGTGATCGCCCTTGATCTGGACGTCCGGGCTCGAGCCAGGGCGCTGATTTCGCGCGGCCGACCAACATCGACAAACGGGCTCATATCCAAGAGCGCCATTGAGATTGACGCTAAGCGTCTCTAA
- a CDS encoding phosphatidate cytidylyltransferase, which yields MPGPVNDPAPDGVGSGTKQPAALSGRSRELVLRVVSSLVILPPIILLFWIGELYFLALVALLAAAMAWEWCSLVSPDSSSTIRRLSGLSAAVLVGAAACSLQQPEALFLLGALPLIYAAAVRLVTGTWILKLLPGLLIAFCPAFAIYWVREMPDLGLETALWLALSVVVTDVAAYAAGRTIGGPKIWPRVSPNKTWAGLIGGMAGSAGFGALLALSLEQAPGLVALAGAVIAIVAQAGDFAESALKRYFNVKDSGRLIPGHGGILDRVDGQVTVLPLAAALMLLSGKSILLWTWP from the coding sequence ATGCCGGGCCCAGTTAACGACCCGGCGCCTGATGGTGTTGGCTCCGGAACCAAGCAGCCCGCGGCTCTATCCGGACGCTCGCGGGAACTTGTCCTGAGGGTCGTCTCATCGCTCGTCATCCTGCCGCCTATCATCCTGCTGTTCTGGATTGGAGAGCTTTATTTTCTGGCTCTCGTGGCGCTTCTGGCTGCCGCGATGGCGTGGGAATGGTGCAGTCTGGTCTCGCCGGACAGCTCATCGACGATACGCCGTCTTTCGGGGCTTTCTGCTGCCGTGCTCGTTGGAGCGGCCGCTTGTAGCCTCCAGCAACCGGAGGCCTTGTTTCTGCTTGGCGCGTTGCCGCTGATCTATGCAGCTGCGGTTCGCTTGGTGACCGGAACCTGGATACTGAAGCTGCTGCCGGGCCTGCTCATCGCGTTCTGCCCCGCATTCGCCATCTACTGGGTCAGGGAAATGCCTGATCTCGGGCTTGAAACCGCCCTTTGGCTGGCGCTCTCGGTGGTTGTCACAGATGTTGCAGCCTACGCCGCCGGTAGAACCATTGGCGGTCCGAAAATCTGGCCGCGTGTCAGCCCGAACAAGACTTGGGCGGGACTTATCGGCGGAATGGCGGGAAGCGCGGGCTTCGGCGCACTGTTGGCGCTGAGCCTTGAGCAGGCGCCTGGTCTTGTGGCTCTCGCAGGGGCGGTGATCGCCATCGTCGCGCAAGCCGGTGACTTCGCCGAATCAGCCCTGAAGCGGTATTTCAATGTAAAGGACTCCGGGCGCCTAATACCGGGGCATGGTGGCATACTTGACCGGGTCGATGGTCAGGTCACCGTTCTGCCGTTGGCGGCGGCCCTGATGCTTCTCTCCGGGAAGAGCATACTGCTCTGGACATGGCCCTAA
- a CDS encoding isoprenyl transferase, whose amino-acid sequence MAESDAQHQPKHPRHIAIIMDGNGRWANARGLPRTVGHQRGAESVRRTVEASIDLGIGYLTLFGFSSENWKRPKVEVLDLMGLLRRYLKSEIAELHEKGVRFRVIGDRARLDSDIVKLIDQAEGLTKANDRLVLTIALSYGGRDEIAGTARRLAQLVADGTLKPDQINEQMFGETLETVGIPDPDLLIRTSGEKRISNFMLWQCAYSEYVFLPTLWPDFGKDQLSEAIDEFCQRDRRFGAAVG is encoded by the coding sequence ATGGCTGAATCTGACGCACAACATCAACCAAAACACCCGCGTCATATCGCCATCATTATGGATGGCAATGGCCGTTGGGCGAACGCGCGAGGGCTGCCACGTACGGTAGGCCATCAGCGTGGCGCGGAATCGGTGCGACGCACCGTCGAGGCCTCGATCGATCTCGGGATCGGCTATCTAACGCTGTTCGGGTTCTCATCGGAGAACTGGAAACGGCCGAAGGTGGAAGTTCTCGACCTTATGGGGCTGCTGCGTCGATATCTGAAGAGTGAGATCGCTGAGCTGCATGAAAAGGGCGTCAGGTTCCGCGTGATTGGTGACAGGGCGCGGCTGGATAGCGATATCGTCAAATTGATCGATCAGGCTGAAGGTCTGACCAAGGCGAACGACCGTCTGGTACTGACGATCGCCCTGAGCTATGGCGGTCGTGACGAGATCGCCGGTACGGCGCGCCGGCTGGCGCAACTGGTCGCCGACGGGACGCTGAAACCTGATCAGATCAACGAGCAGATGTTTGGTGAAACGCTGGAGACGGTTGGTATTCCCGACCCGGATCTGCTGATCCGTACCAGTGGAGAGAAGCGTATCTCCAATTTCATGCTCTGGCAGTGCGCCTATTCTGAGTACGTGTTCCTGCCGACGCTGTGGCCTGATTTCGGCAAGGACCAACTGAGTGAAGCCATAGACGAATTCTGTCAGCGGGACCGGCGCTTCGGCGCGGCCGTCGGCTGA
- the frr gene encoding ribosome recycling factor: MSEGPDLDDLKRRMDGAISALDKEFQGLRTGRASVNLLEPIMVEAYGSKMPINQVGTVGVPEPRMLTVQVWDKSMTKAVEKAIRESDLGLNPQVDGQLLRIPLPDLSEERRAELAKVAAKYAESARIAVRNVRRDGMDSLKKAEKDGDLSQDEKHLYEEEVQEMTDKFVSRIDDALGSKEKEIMQV; the protein is encoded by the coding sequence ATGTCTGAAGGACCCGATCTCGACGATCTGAAGCGCCGCATGGATGGCGCAATTTCCGCTCTGGACAAGGAATTCCAGGGGCTCCGAACCGGCCGGGCATCAGTTAATCTGCTGGAGCCGATCATGGTCGAAGCCTATGGCTCCAAGATGCCGATCAATCAGGTCGGCACTGTCGGTGTGCCGGAGCCGCGCATGCTGACCGTCCAGGTCTGGGACAAAAGCATGACCAAAGCGGTTGAGAAGGCCATTCGCGAGTCCGATCTCGGTCTTAACCCGCAAGTCGACGGCCAGTTGCTGCGTATCCCGCTGCCGGATCTTTCCGAAGAGCGCCGCGCGGAACTTGCCAAGGTTGCCGCGAAATATGCCGAGTCTGCGCGTATCGCCGTGCGCAACGTGCGCCGCGACGGTATGGACAGCCTTAAAAAAGCCGAAAAAGACGGCGATCTTTCCCAGGACGAAAAGCATCTCTACGAAGAAGAGGTGCAGGAGATGACCGACAAGTTCGTCTCCCGTATCGACGATGCGCTCGGGTCCAAGGAAAAGGAGATCATGCAGGTCTGA
- the pyrH gene encoding UMP kinase — protein MTAIEQGQEPPAPKYKRVLMKISGEALMGERAYGLDPEMVSQVANEIKSVWDLGGEVCVVIGGGNIFRGVSAAAKGMERATADYMGMLATVMNALAMQSALEGIGVQCRVLSALPISAVAEPYIRRRAVRHMEKRRVVIFAAGTGNPFFTTDTAAALRASEMGCDAMLKATKVDGVYDADPAIAKDAVRYDHLTYMDVLSKDLRVMDASAISLARENGIPILVFSIENVGAFADVIRGRGTFTIISEKAE, from the coding sequence GTGACGGCGATCGAACAAGGTCAGGAGCCGCCGGCTCCCAAGTATAAACGGGTTCTGATGAAAATATCGGGTGAAGCCCTGATGGGCGAACGGGCCTACGGCCTTGACCCCGAAATGGTCTCCCAGGTCGCGAACGAGATTAAATCCGTTTGGGACCTGGGCGGCGAAGTCTGCGTCGTCATTGGTGGCGGGAACATCTTCCGCGGCGTCTCCGCTGCCGCCAAGGGGATGGAGCGAGCCACCGCCGATTATATGGGCATGCTGGCGACGGTGATGAACGCGCTTGCCATGCAGAGCGCGCTCGAAGGCATCGGTGTTCAGTGCCGGGTGTTGTCTGCGCTGCCAATTTCCGCCGTGGCCGAGCCCTATATTCGCCGCCGGGCTGTTCGCCACATGGAAAAACGCCGTGTGGTGATTTTCGCCGCCGGTACCGGCAACCCGTTCTTCACCACAGATACCGCTGCCGCGCTGCGGGCCTCCGAGATGGGCTGCGACGCGATGCTGAAGGCTACCAAGGTCGATGGCGTCTACGATGCCGATCCCGCTATCGCCAAGGACGCGGTGCGCTATGATCACCTGACCTATATGGATGTTCTGTCGAAGGACCTCAGGGTCATGGATGCATCGGCGATCTCGCTCGCTCGTGAGAATGGTATTCCGATCCTTGTCTTCTCGATAGAGAATGTGGGAGCTTTTGCGGATGTCATCCGCGGACGCGGTACCTTCACAATCATAAGCGAGAAGGCTGAATAG
- the tsf gene encoding translation elongation factor Ts — MSNEKRKTMAVTAAMVKELREKSGAGMMDCKKALGETDGNIEAAIDWLRTKGLAAAAKKSGRVAAEGLVAVATEGTKGALIEVNAETDFVARNADFQGFASTLAGLVLAKGDDVDALKGIAYPETGRTVEEQLTHNIATIGENMSIRRAATISVSNGVVVPYVHNAVVPGLGKIGVLIALESSADAGKLSELGKQLAMHVAATSPQSLSVDDLDPELVERERAVLVDQAKASGKTEEIAQKMVEGRIRKYYQEVVLLEQTFVIDNENKVSKVIENAAKELGTEVKLVGFRHFVLGEGIEKEEEDFAAEVAATLGS; from the coding sequence ATGAGCAACGAAAAGAGGAAGACGATGGCTGTCACCGCTGCGATGGTTAAGGAACTGCGCGAGAAGTCCGGCGCGGGCATGATGGATTGCAAGAAGGCGCTTGGCGAAACCGACGGCAATATCGAAGCCGCGATCGACTGGCTGCGGACCAAAGGTCTTGCCGCTGCCGCCAAGAAGTCCGGCCGCGTGGCTGCCGAAGGTCTGGTCGCGGTTGCGACCGAAGGCACCAAGGGTGCTCTGATCGAGGTCAATGCGGAGACCGATTTCGTTGCCCGCAACGCCGATTTCCAGGGGTTCGCATCAACGCTTGCTGGCCTCGTTCTTGCCAAGGGCGACGATGTCGACGCGCTGAAAGGTATTGCCTATCCGGAAACCGGCCGCACCGTCGAAGAGCAGTTGACCCACAACATCGCCACCATCGGCGAGAACATGAGCATCCGCCGCGCCGCGACGATCTCTGTCTCCAACGGCGTTGTTGTTCCCTACGTTCATAACGCGGTCGTGCCGGGCCTCGGCAAGATCGGCGTGCTGATCGCGTTGGAATCGTCTGCTGACGCCGGCAAGCTTTCCGAGCTTGGCAAGCAGCTCGCCATGCATGTCGCCGCGACGTCCCCGCAGAGCCTCTCCGTCGACGATCTCGATCCGGAGCTGGTCGAACGTGAGCGTGCCGTTCTCGTGGATCAGGCGAAAGCCTCCGGCAAGACGGAAGAGATCGCCCAGAAGATGGTCGAGGGCCGGATCCGCAAGTATTATCAGGAAGTCGTTCTGCTTGAGCAGACCTTCGTGATCGACAACGAGAACAAGGTCTCCAAAGTCATCGAGAATGCCGCGAAGGAACTCGGTACCGAGGTGAAGCTCGTCGGCTTCCGTCATTTCGTGCTTGGCGAAGGCATCGAAAAGGAAGAAGAAGACTTTGCGGCCGAAGTGGCAGCCACACTGGGCAGCTAA
- the rpsB gene encoding 30S ribosomal protein S2: protein MSVPTFTMRQLLEAGVHFGHHTRRWNPKMEEYIFGVRNNVHILDLQQTVPLLYRALSAIRDVTASGGRVLMVGTKRQAADVIAETASKTGQYYVNHRWLGGMLTNWKTISNSIRRLKELEERFGEGMQGLTKKEQLNLSREREKLDRSLGGIKEMGGLPDIMFVIDTNKEQLAIQEANTLGIPVVAILDSNSDPKGISYPIPGNDDAMRAVSLYCELVGNTVLAGLQEEMMASGVDVGESEEAPVEPVVAAVAEAPAAEPAVEAPAEAAAEPAEKAADAAPTETASA, encoded by the coding sequence ATGAGCGTTCCTACGTTTACAATGCGCCAGCTGCTTGAAGCTGGTGTCCATTTCGGCCACCACACGCGCCGCTGGAACCCGAAGATGGAAGAGTACATCTTTGGCGTTCGAAACAATGTTCACATTCTCGACCTGCAGCAGACGGTTCCGCTTCTGTATCGCGCTCTGTCCGCGATCCGCGACGTCACCGCATCCGGTGGCCGCGTGCTCATGGTCGGCACCAAGCGCCAGGCTGCTGACGTGATTGCCGAGACCGCGTCCAAGACCGGTCAGTATTACGTCAACCACCGTTGGCTCGGCGGCATGCTGACCAACTGGAAAACCATTTCCAACTCGATCCGCCGCTTGAAAGAGCTGGAAGAGCGTTTCGGTGAAGGCATGCAGGGCCTGACCAAGAAAGAGCAGCTCAACCTGTCCCGCGAGCGCGAGAAGCTTGACCGTTCTCTCGGTGGCATCAAGGAAATGGGTGGCCTTCCGGATATCATGTTCGTGATCGACACCAACAAGGAACAGCTTGCCATTCAGGAAGCTAACACGCTGGGTATTCCGGTCGTGGCCATTCTGGACAGCAACAGCGACCCGAAGGGCATCAGCTATCCGATCCCGGGTAACGACGATGCGATGCGCGCCGTTTCGCTCTATTGCGAGCTGGTTGGCAACACGGTCCTCGCTGGCCTGCAGGAAGAAATGATGGCTTCCGGCGTTGATGTCGGCGAGTCGGAAGAAGCTCCGGTCGAGCCGGTGGTTGCAGCCGTTGCTGAAGCTCCGGCTGCTGAGCCGGCTGTTGAAGCGCCGGCGGAAGCCGCTGCTGAACCGGCCGAAAAGGCTGCTGACGCGGCGCCGACGGAAACCGCAAGCGCCTAA
- the nthA gene encoding nitrile hydratase subunit alpha — MSTGHDDQGHGHHHHHDHDHGHMHPYDPEHHHPHRTDQDDSMTYYRLMEEAVRELMIDKGLVTADDIRAEIEAMDSRSPANGALVVARAWTDPDFKARLIANPKEAIAEVGHDIGPMKLIVLENTQQVHNVVVCTLCSCYPRWILGIPPDWYKSRSYRSRVVREPRAVLREFGTEIADNREVRVHDSTADMRYMVLPMRPEGTDGMSEEALAALIHRDAMIGVTEVSAN, encoded by the coding sequence ATGAGCACTGGGCATGACGATCAGGGCCATGGTCATCATCATCATCACGATCATGACCACGGCCATATGCATCCCTACGATCCTGAGCATCACCATCCGCACCGGACGGATCAGGACGATAGCATGACCTATTACCGCCTGATGGAAGAGGCGGTGCGGGAGCTGATGATCGATAAGGGTCTGGTTACGGCGGATGACATCCGCGCCGAGATCGAGGCGATGGATTCCCGCAGTCCGGCGAACGGGGCGCTTGTTGTCGCCCGTGCCTGGACGGACCCGGATTTCAAGGCGCGTCTGATCGCGAACCCGAAGGAAGCCATCGCCGAGGTCGGGCATGACATCGGCCCGATGAAGCTGATTGTGCTGGAGAATACACAGCAGGTGCACAACGTCGTCGTCTGCACTCTTTGCTCCTGCTATCCGCGCTGGATTCTCGGTATTCCGCCGGATTGGTACAAAAGCCGCTCTTACCGCTCCCGCGTGGTCCGTGAGCCGCGCGCCGTGCTGCGTGAGTTTGGTACGGAAATCGCGGATAACCGCGAAGTGCGGGTGCACGACAGTACAGCGGACATGCGCTACATGGTGCTGCCGATGCGCCCCGAGGGCACGGACGGCATGAGCGAAGAAGCGCTTGCCGCCTTGATCCACCGGGATGCGATGATCGGGGTGACGGAAGTCAGCGCCAATTAG
- a CDS encoding SH3-like domain-containing protein → MARFAVGDRVRVHKQFPPTPPSHIRTPYYVRGHAGIVERICGAFRNPEELAFGRDGAPEIPLYRVRFRQKDLWSDYEGHEDDKIDIEIFEFWLDQDEGSEGETA, encoded by the coding sequence ATGGCACGCTTCGCGGTCGGCGATCGGGTCCGGGTCCACAAGCAGTTCCCGCCGACCCCGCCGAGCCATATCCGCACGCCGTATTATGTCCGTGGGCACGCCGGCATCGTGGAGCGGATCTGCGGCGCCTTCCGCAATCCGGAAGAACTGGCTTTCGGCCGAGACGGCGCCCCTGAAATTCCTCTCTACCGGGTCCGTTTCCGCCAGAAGGATCTCTGGTCGGATTATGAGGGCCATGAGGACGATAAAATCGACATCGAGATTTTCGAGTTCTGGCTCGATCAGGACGAAGGATCTGAAGGAGAGACGGCATGA
- a CDS encoding O-methyltransferase encodes MSPTSMSGETWNAVDDYFTAELVPEQADFQKALDASDASNLPAISVSANQGKFLHLLARMIGAKKVLEVGTLGGYSTLWFASALPADGKVVTLEFEPLHAEVARANFRDAGYQDMIEVRVGAALDSLPGVEADDVGPFDLAFIDADKRNNPGYFEWAMKLVRPGGMILVDNVVRGGQVLEAETADRDVQGVRKVIAMIKADPRVDATALQIVGSKGYDGVAICLVKP; translated from the coding sequence ATGAGCCCAACAAGCATGAGCGGCGAAACCTGGAACGCCGTCGACGATTACTTCACAGCGGAACTGGTGCCCGAACAGGCAGACTTTCAGAAGGCGCTGGATGCGAGCGACGCCTCGAACCTGCCCGCCATCAGCGTTTCGGCCAATCAGGGCAAGTTCCTGCATCTGCTGGCCCGGATGATCGGTGCGAAGAAGGTGCTCGAGGTCGGTACGCTCGGTGGTTACAGCACGCTCTGGTTCGCCAGCGCACTTCCGGCCGACGGCAAGGTGGTGACGCTGGAGTTCGAGCCTCTGCATGCTGAGGTGGCGCGCGCCAATTTCCGGGACGCCGGGTATCAGGACATGATCGAGGTGCGTGTCGGCGCAGCGCTCGACAGCCTACCGGGTGTCGAAGCGGATGACGTCGGCCCGTTCGACCTCGCCTTTATCGATGCGGACAAGCGGAACAATCCCGGTTATTTCGAATGGGCTATGAAGCTGGTCCGCCCGGGCGGCATGATCCTGGTGGATAATGTTGTGCGCGGAGGCCAGGTGCTGGAGGCCGAGACGGCCGACAGGGACGTTCAGGGTGTCCGCAAGGTGATTGCGATGATCAAGGCCGATCCCCGGGTGGATGCGACGGCCCTGCAGATCGTCGGCTCAAAAGGCTATGACGGGGTTGCCATCTGCCTGGTGAAACCGTGA
- a CDS encoding M81 family metallopeptidase produces the protein MSKKRIAICGFNLESNRFAPTCSRPDFEENMWFKGADIDRQARAEHPSIHLGICGFYDIMDDKFGGPAGWEPVPALVIGSCPAGPVEEAFFNEFLAELKAELEAGGKVDGVYICEHGGACATHTHDPDGEVFKLVRDVVGPDVPVIATLDLHANVSEEMMEATDLMIGYITNPHVDLYERGCEAAKAMLEMFDGVETASYRIRLPLVAPSVTQLTAEGHPYGDLIRLGQTKLDASVMNVTCLSGFAFCDTPKNGMTVIVTTRGDAEDAKRVATDLAEAAWNDHHRYVPKMASLEDAATLAKAVSTDASREPILFADPADNPGGGGRGNTTYILKAFLDAGVTGCTFAVFFDPAAVRAAKAAGVGATIDVTLNSEEDNSFSDKLDVTAEVLHLSDGIFVGNYGMVEGKTTDLGDTAVLKVGGIKIVCITKRTQCLSPDYLTAFGIDAAAERCIVVKSRGHFRAGYAHMFPPERIVEVDVPGLTSPNLANFDWKYVQRPFFPVDGDAATWDRSQA, from the coding sequence ATGAGCAAGAAACGTATCGCGATTTGCGGTTTCAATCTTGAATCCAATCGCTTCGCCCCGACCTGTTCCCGCCCCGATTTCGAAGAAAACATGTGGTTCAAGGGAGCGGATATCGACCGCCAGGCGCGGGCCGAGCATCCCTCGATCCATCTCGGGATCTGCGGGTTTTACGACATCATGGACGATAAATTCGGTGGTCCCGCCGGATGGGAGCCGGTGCCGGCCCTGGTGATCGGCTCATGTCCGGCTGGGCCGGTCGAGGAAGCGTTCTTCAACGAATTTCTGGCCGAGCTGAAAGCGGAATTGGAAGCTGGTGGCAAGGTGGATGGCGTTTACATCTGCGAGCATGGCGGCGCCTGCGCCACTCATACCCATGATCCGGACGGTGAGGTGTTCAAGCTGGTGCGTGATGTCGTCGGGCCGGACGTGCCGGTGATTGCGACGCTGGACCTGCATGCCAACGTCTCCGAGGAGATGATGGAAGCGACCGATCTGATGATCGGCTACATCACCAACCCGCATGTCGATCTCTATGAGCGCGGCTGCGAGGCGGCAAAGGCCATGCTGGAGATGTTCGACGGTGTGGAGACCGCATCCTATCGCATCCGGCTGCCGCTGGTGGCGCCGTCCGTCACCCAACTGACGGCGGAAGGGCACCCTTATGGCGATCTGATCCGGCTTGGGCAGACCAAGCTGGATGCCAGTGTGATGAACGTGACCTGCCTTTCCGGCTTTGCCTTTTGCGACACGCCGAAGAACGGCATGACGGTGATCGTGACGACCCGGGGGGACGCCGAAGACGCCAAGCGCGTGGCGACCGATCTGGCGGAAGCTGCCTGGAACGATCATCACCGATACGTCCCGAAGATGGCTTCCCTGGAGGATGCGGCCACGCTGGCAAAGGCCGTTAGCACCGATGCTTCCCGCGAGCCGATCCTGTTTGCGGATCCGGCGGATAATCCCGGCGGCGGAGGGCGCGGCAACACGACCTATATCCTGAAGGCTTTCCTCGATGCTGGGGTGACCGGCTGCACCTTCGCCGTGTTCTTCGATCCGGCGGCAGTCCGGGCAGCGAAGGCCGCTGGCGTCGGGGCGACGATCGACGTCACGCTGAACAGCGAGGAAGACAACAGCTTTTCCGACAAGCTCGACGTGACGGCGGAGGTGCTGCATCTCTCCGACGGGATCTTCGTCGGCAATTACGGCATGGTCGAGGGCAAGACGACGGATCTGGGGGATACGGCGGTGCTGAAAGTCGGAGGCATCAAGATCGTCTGCATCACCAAGCGGACCCAGTGTCTGTCGCCGGATTATCTGACCGCGTTCGGGATCGATGCGGCGGCGGAGCGCTGCATTGTGGTCAAGTCGCGCGGGCATTTCCGTGCGGGCTACGCCCATATGTTCCCGCCGGAGCGGATCGTGGAAGTGGATGTGCCGGGCCTGACCTCACCGAACCTCGCCAATTTTGACTGGAAATATGTGCAGCGGCCATTCTTCCCCGTCGATGGGGACGCTGCCACCTGGGACAGGAGCCAAGCATGA